A window of the Radiobacillus deserti genome harbors these coding sequences:
- the rocF gene encoding arginase, with amino-acid sequence MKKQLSIIGVPMDLGQNRRGVDMGPSAIRYAGVIERLERLNYIIDDLGDIEISRPDRKELQANQRLKNLSEVADGNELLAKKVDEVIQAGNFPLVLGGDHSIAIGSLAGIAKHHKNLGVIWYDAHGDLNSADTSPSGNIHGMPLAVNIGIGHERLTNILGYSPKIKPENIVIIGARSLDHGEKELINELGIRVYSMHEIDRMGMAKVMSEVIESFKGKTDGVHLSLDLDGLDPNEAPGVGTPVIGGLSYRESHLAMEMLSESDIITSAEFVEVNPILDEKNKTASLAVGLMGSLFGEKLK; translated from the coding sequence ATGAAAAAGCAATTATCTATAATTGGAGTACCAATGGACTTAGGTCAAAATCGCCGTGGGGTGGATATGGGACCAAGTGCCATTCGATATGCTGGCGTCATTGAAAGACTAGAACGACTGAATTACATAATAGACGATCTCGGTGATATTGAGATTTCTCGTCCGGATCGAAAAGAGCTTCAAGCAAACCAACGATTGAAGAATCTATCCGAGGTTGCTGACGGAAATGAACTACTGGCAAAGAAAGTGGACGAAGTAATTCAAGCCGGAAACTTTCCACTAGTGTTAGGTGGGGATCACAGTATTGCGATTGGCAGTCTGGCAGGCATTGCTAAACATCATAAGAACTTAGGTGTTATTTGGTATGATGCACATGGAGATTTAAACTCAGCTGATACATCTCCATCTGGGAATATTCACGGGATGCCACTAGCCGTGAATATTGGCATTGGTCATGAGCGATTAACGAATATCTTAGGTTATTCTCCAAAGATCAAGCCAGAAAATATTGTTATTATCGGTGCGCGTTCATTAGATCATGGGGAAAAGGAATTGATAAATGAACTAGGAATTCGCGTGTATAGCATGCACGAGATTGATCGAATGGGTATGGCTAAGGTAATGTCTGAAGTCATCGAATCTTTCAAGGGGAAAACAGATGGCGTGCATTTAAGTTTAGACTTAGATGGCTTAGATCCTAACGAAGCACCTGGGGTTGGTACTCCGGTAATCGGGGGACTTTCCTACAGAGAAAGCCATCTAGCTATGGAAATGTTGTCCGAATCAGATATTATTACCTCTGCAGAATTTGTGGAAGTAAATCCAATTCTTGATGAGAAAAACAAAACAGCATCCTTAGCAGTTGGCTTAATGGGTTCTTTATTTGGAGAAAAATTAAAATAA
- a CDS encoding aspartyl-phosphate phosphatase Spo0E family protein produces MDYKLQLMEKIEKSRQEMISLSQYQDLTSEPVVTAITRLDYLISEFQRVY; encoded by the coding sequence ATGGATTATAAATTGCAACTTATGGAAAAAATTGAGAAAAGCAGACAAGAAATGATTTCTTTAAGTCAGTACCAAGACTTGACCTCTGAACCTGTTGTTACAGCAATTACACGTCTCGATTACCTAATCTCTGAATTTCAAAGAGTTTATTAA
- the sigW gene encoding RNA polymerase sigma factor SigW, giving the protein METVIKQKIKQVKKGDHAAFEDVVTFYQNKVYQICFRMIGNKHEAEDLAQEAFIRAFVNIQSFDSTKKFSTWLYRIATNVSIDRIRKKKPDYYLDAEVKGTEGLDMYSQLSSDQPLPEEELESLEMQTYIQNEIMALPPKYRSVIALRYLDELSLLEISEILDIPVGTVKTRIHRGREALKKRLRSV; this is encoded by the coding sequence ATGGAAACCGTTATAAAGCAAAAGATAAAACAGGTTAAAAAAGGGGATCATGCTGCATTTGAGGATGTGGTAACCTTTTATCAAAATAAAGTCTACCAAATATGTTTTCGTATGATCGGGAACAAGCATGAAGCAGAGGATTTAGCACAGGAAGCTTTCATAAGGGCGTTTGTAAATATACAATCCTTTGATAGTACGAAGAAGTTTTCTACCTGGCTATACCGTATTGCAACGAATGTTTCGATTGACCGTATTCGAAAAAAGAAGCCAGATTACTATTTGGATGCCGAAGTAAAAGGGACGGAAGGATTGGATATGTATTCCCAGTTATCCTCCGATCAACCCTTGCCAGAAGAAGAACTAGAGAGTCTTGAAATGCAAACGTATATCCAAAATGAGATTATGGCTTTACCTCCTAAGTATCGAAGTGTTATCGCATTAAGATATTTAGATGAGTTGTCTTTGTTGGAAATTAGTGAAATTCTAGATATACCAGTTGGCACAGTTAAAACTAGAATACATCGTGGCCGAGAAGCGCTGAAAAAAAGGCTTCGTAGTGTGTAA
- a CDS encoding anti-sigma factor family protein, producing the protein MECNKEAIKLMHKYLDRELSQKEEQELRAHLQTCEKCQHHFHDLKRTVTLLESTSTIQAPSNFTAKVMDNLPKEKKRVSYMRWFRAHPVITAAAIFFILMFSSAFSMWDADGQVFVSNKENLIIQDGTVIVPEGVTVDGDLKVKNLDIDIQGKVNGNVTVINGDHLMASAGQVTGEIKQINQVFEWMWYHIKDFAESVFSF; encoded by the coding sequence GTGGAATGCAATAAAGAAGCTATTAAGCTTATGCACAAATATTTAGACCGAGAGTTAAGTCAAAAAGAAGAACAAGAACTTCGCGCTCACTTGCAAACCTGTGAAAAATGCCAACATCATTTTCATGATTTAAAACGGACGGTAACTTTGTTAGAGAGCACTAGTACGATTCAAGCACCGTCCAATTTTACAGCAAAGGTAATGGATAATCTTCCGAAAGAAAAGAAACGGGTTAGCTATATGAGATGGTTTCGAGCACATCCAGTCATTACGGCTGCTGCCATTTTCTTCATCCTAATGTTTAGTAGTGCATTTTCCATGTGGGATGCTGATGGTCAAGTATTTGTATCGAATAAAGAAAACCTCATTATTCAAGACGGGACAGTAATTGTTCCAGAAGGCGTTACGGTTGATGGAGATTTGAAGGTGAAAAATCTCGATATAGATATTCAAGGAAAGGTTAACGGTAACGTTACCGTTATAAATGGGGACCATCTAATGGCCTCTGCAGGTCAAGTAACGGGAGAAATTAAACAGATTAATCAAGTATTTGAGTGGATGTGGTATCATATAAAGGATTTTGCGGAAAGTGTATTTTCCTTTTAA
- the cdaA gene encoding diadenylate cyclase CdaA, which produces MFDGGLDLLDLLRIGVDIALVWYVLYKLIVLIRGTKAIQLLKGIFVVLGVWFLSGIFNLTTVNWLMYQAIRWGFIVIIILFQPELRRALEQLGRGSFFARNTKSEEEILNRNIEAITKSCNYMAKRRIGALITIERDTALGDYIETGIPIKGQLTSELLTNIFIPNTPLHDGAVILNKEEIVAAACYLPLSESPFISKELGTRHRAAMGISEVTDALTIVVSEETGHISCTKNGELHRNIDQDTLVELLRNELNKTIKAPTSKGWNWRGRKNG; this is translated from the coding sequence CTGTTTGATGGGGGTTTGGATCTATTAGATTTACTTAGAATAGGTGTCGATATTGCCCTTGTCTGGTATGTTCTATATAAATTAATTGTATTGATTAGAGGAACAAAAGCGATCCAGCTTCTTAAAGGAATATTTGTTGTTTTAGGAGTCTGGTTTTTGAGTGGGATATTTAATTTGACTACGGTAAATTGGCTAATGTACCAAGCTATTCGCTGGGGGTTTATCGTTATTATTATCCTTTTCCAGCCCGAGCTGAGAAGAGCATTGGAGCAACTAGGTAGAGGTAGCTTCTTTGCTCGAAATACGAAGTCAGAAGAAGAAATCCTCAACCGAAATATTGAAGCGATTACGAAATCTTGTAATTATATGGCAAAAAGAAGAATAGGTGCGTTAATTACGATTGAAAGAGATACAGCTCTTGGAGACTATATCGAGACGGGAATTCCAATCAAGGGTCAATTAACGAGTGAGTTGTTGACAAATATTTTTATACCGAATACTCCTTTACATGACGGGGCGGTAATTCTAAATAAAGAAGAGATTGTAGCAGCAGCATGCTACCTACCATTATCCGAGAGTCCGTTTATTTCTAAGGAACTTGGAACACGACACCGTGCTGCGATGGGAATAAGTGAAGTAACGGATGCCTTAACGATTGTCGTTTCCGAGGAAACTGGTCATATATCATGCACTAAAAACGGAGAACTACATAGAAATATAGACCAGGATACACTCGTTGAATTATTACGGAACGAGTTAAATAAAACGATTAAAGCCCCTACCTCAAAAGGCTGGAATTGGAGGGGAAGAAAAAATGGATAA
- a CDS encoding CdaR family protein: MDNWFKSRWAIQIVSLALALLLYVSVSLDENANEADRFDGPFFGGSEQTQKIEDVPVDIKIDNEKYVVSGVPQTVTVTLEGPTDELQPAAIQQNFDVYVDLEGLEPGTHTVKMQHSGISDGLNVYIEPNSVEVVIEEKATEEFNISIDYLNTEQIEAGFELAEATVDPKTVRITSAKSVVDQIAIVKVFVDVAELDEPIVNREVPVKVYDSQGNELSVLKEPETVEVSVDVKNPNKEVPIRATTTGELSEGVTMKNISVEPEAATIFAAEDYLEDLSELTTEEIDLSKIEKDTTVEVEIKRTDAMRRISPEKVKVKIDVDRTIEKSFSNVPIDVKNLQDGLSLSFVEPTSNQLDITVLGPEDIINDLDKTQLSLSINVSNRDAGEYELPITFDGPKNVQWKSETDQAVVRIRED; encoded by the coding sequence ATGGATAATTGGTTTAAAAGCCGATGGGCGATTCAAATTGTTTCCTTAGCATTGGCTTTATTACTATATGTTTCAGTAAGTTTAGATGAAAATGCTAACGAAGCCGATCGATTTGATGGCCCGTTTTTTGGCGGATCTGAGCAAACACAAAAAATTGAAGATGTACCTGTCGATATCAAAATTGATAATGAAAAATATGTCGTAAGTGGCGTCCCTCAAACTGTAACCGTTACACTAGAGGGACCTACGGACGAATTACAACCAGCTGCTATTCAGCAAAACTTTGATGTGTATGTAGACTTAGAAGGGCTAGAGCCTGGGACCCATACCGTAAAAATGCAGCATTCAGGTATATCAGATGGTTTAAATGTTTATATTGAACCTAACAGCGTAGAAGTCGTGATCGAAGAAAAAGCGACAGAAGAATTTAATATTTCTATCGACTATTTGAATACAGAACAAATCGAAGCAGGTTTTGAACTGGCTGAAGCAACTGTTGATCCTAAGACAGTTCGTATCACAAGTGCAAAAAGTGTTGTCGACCAAATTGCAATTGTGAAGGTATTTGTTGATGTAGCTGAATTGGACGAGCCAATTGTAAATCGAGAAGTACCAGTTAAAGTATATGATAGTCAAGGAAATGAATTATCTGTCTTAAAAGAGCCAGAGACCGTGGAGGTTTCTGTTGATGTAAAGAACCCTAATAAAGAAGTTCCTATCCGGGCAACGACGACAGGAGAATTATCGGAAGGCGTGACCATGAAAAACATCTCTGTTGAGCCGGAGGCAGCTACTATTTTTGCTGCTGAAGATTATTTAGAGGACTTGTCTGAACTTACAACAGAGGAAATCGACTTGTCTAAAATAGAGAAAGATACAACGGTTGAGGTCGAAATTAAGCGTACTGATGCAATGCGAAGAATTTCACCAGAAAAAGTAAAAGTTAAAATTGATGTCGATCGTACCATCGAGAAGAGTTTTTCAAATGTACCTATCGATGTAAAAAATTTGCAGGATGGCCTTTCACTGTCATTCGTTGAGCCTACTAGTAATCAATTGGACATTACGGTTTTGGGACCGGAAGATATCATCAATGACTTAGATAAAACTCAATTAAGTCTATCCATCAATGTATCAAATCGGGATGCAGGAGAATATGAATTACCAATCACGTTTGACGGTCCAAAGAATGTGCAATGGAAATCCGAGACTGACCAAGCGGTCGTGCGTATAAGAGAAGATTAG
- the glmM gene encoding phosphoglucosamine mutase — protein MGKYFGTDGVRGIANKELTPELAFKLGRFGGYVLTKHTEKPKVLIGRDTRISGNMLEGALAAGLLSIGAEVMRLGVISTPGVAFLTKAMSAEAGVMISASHNPVEDNGIKFFGPDGFKLTDEQEKEIEDLLDMDEDTLPRPIGGDIGQISDYFEGGQKYLQYLKQSVDNEFTGIHIALDCAHGATSSLAPHLFADLDADISTIGTSPDGLNINDGVGSTHPETMQAFVLEKEADIGLAFDGDGDRLIAVDEKGNIVDGDQIMFICGKFLNDKGLLRHNTVVSTVMSNIGFYKALEANGMKSNKTAVGDRYVMEEMRRGGYNLGGEQSGHIIFLDYITTGDGMLTALQLVNVLKETGKTLSELASEMEKFPQVLKNVRVADKKEALVHPKVKAEIEQVEKEMEGQGRVLVRPSGTEPLVRVMVEAPTEEACHQYVDRVVDVIIKEIGTV, from the coding sequence ATGGGAAAATATTTCGGGACTGACGGAGTCAGAGGAATAGCAAATAAAGAGTTAACACCAGAGCTTGCTTTTAAACTAGGTAGATTTGGTGGTTATGTCCTAACCAAACATACGGAAAAACCGAAAGTTTTAATAGGACGAGATACAAGAATATCAGGCAATATGTTAGAAGGTGCGCTAGCCGCAGGTCTTTTATCCATAGGGGCAGAGGTTATGCGCTTAGGCGTAATTTCCACTCCTGGGGTTGCCTTCTTGACGAAAGCAATGAGTGCAGAAGCCGGTGTAATGATTTCAGCTTCACATAACCCTGTTGAAGACAATGGAATTAAATTTTTCGGGCCTGATGGATTCAAGCTGACGGATGAGCAGGAAAAAGAAATTGAAGACTTATTGGACATGGATGAAGACACGCTACCACGACCGATAGGAGGAGACATTGGTCAAATAAGCGACTATTTTGAAGGTGGCCAAAAGTATCTTCAATACTTGAAACAATCTGTTGATAATGAATTTACGGGCATACATATAGCATTGGATTGTGCACACGGTGCGACATCTTCTTTAGCTCCACATTTATTTGCGGATCTGGATGCGGATATCTCTACAATTGGTACTTCCCCAGACGGATTGAACATAAACGATGGGGTTGGTTCTACACATCCAGAGACGATGCAAGCTTTTGTGCTAGAAAAAGAAGCGGATATTGGGCTTGCGTTTGACGGAGATGGCGATCGTTTAATTGCAGTCGATGAAAAAGGAAACATCGTGGATGGCGATCAAATCATGTTCATTTGTGGTAAGTTCTTAAACGATAAAGGTCTGTTACGCCATAATACCGTGGTTTCAACCGTTATGAGTAATATTGGCTTTTACAAAGCATTAGAGGCAAACGGAATGAAGAGTAATAAGACGGCTGTTGGAGATCGTTACGTCATGGAGGAAATGCGTCGCGGAGGATATAATCTAGGAGGAGAACAGTCCGGTCATATCATTTTCCTTGATTACATTACAACAGGGGATGGAATGCTAACCGCCCTTCAGCTAGTGAATGTGTTAAAAGAAACAGGAAAAACCTTGTCAGAGCTAGCTAGTGAAATGGAGAAGTTCCCCCAAGTATTAAAAAATGTACGAGTAGCCGATAAGAAGGAAGCTCTCGTTCATCCAAAAGTAAAAGCGGAAATTGAACAAGTGGAAAAAGAAATGGAAGGACAAGGGCGTGTATTAGTTCGACCATCTGGTACAGAACCGCTCGTTCGTGTCATGGTAGAAGCACCAACCGAAGAGGCATGCCACCAGTATGTGGATCGTGTCGTTGATGTAATTATTAAAGAAATTGGAACTGTATAA
- the glmS gene encoding glutamine--fructose-6-phosphate transaminase (isomerizing) → MCGIVGYIGQQDTKDILLNGLEKLEYRGYDSAGIATLTDNGVDVFKVKGRIANLREKVGQDDTFATMGIGHTRWATHGAPSEENAHPHQSASGRFTIVHNGVIENYVQLRNEYLANVNLVSETDTEVIVQLIETLNNELNDVTAAFRKAVSLLHGSYAVALIDAEDSETIYVAKNKSPLLVGLGDNFNLVASDSMATLRVTNQYMELHDKEVVIVKRTNVELQQLDGTVVEREPFTAEIDATDTEKGTYPHFMLKEIDEQPFVMRKIIQEYQDENDEIKLDANVRKAMLGADRIYIIAAGTSYHAGLVGKEFIEKIAQIPVEVHVASEFSYNMPLLSEKPLFIFISQSGETADSRSVLVQTKELGHPALTITNVPGSTLSREADYTLHLHAGPEIAVASTKAYTAQIAVLAILAVDTAKAKSLDFSFDPLQELAIVASVMESLTDQKETFEQIAKDFFAETRNAFFIGRSSDYNVVQEAALKLKEISYIQAEGFAGGELKHGTIALIEEGTPVIALATVGNVNLSIRGNVQEVAARGANTCIISMEGLEQEGDTFVLPHVHELLTPLVSVVPMQLLSYYAALHRDCDVDKPRNLAKSVTVE, encoded by the coding sequence ATGTGTGGAATTGTAGGATATATTGGACAACAGGATACAAAAGATATTTTATTAAACGGACTTGAAAAATTAGAATACCGTGGATATGACTCTGCAGGAATTGCAACGTTAACAGATAACGGAGTAGATGTATTCAAAGTAAAAGGACGTATTGCAAACTTACGTGAAAAAGTAGGTCAAGATGATACCTTTGCAACGATGGGAATTGGTCACACTCGTTGGGCGACACACGGAGCACCTAGTGAAGAGAATGCTCACCCGCACCAAAGCGCGTCTGGCAGATTTACTATTGTTCATAATGGTGTTATCGAAAACTATGTACAATTACGCAATGAATACCTTGCCAATGTTAACCTTGTGAGTGAAACAGATACAGAGGTTATCGTTCAGTTAATTGAAACATTGAACAATGAGTTAAACGACGTAACCGCTGCGTTCCGGAAAGCAGTGTCTCTTTTACACGGTTCTTATGCTGTTGCATTAATCGATGCAGAAGATTCAGAAACCATCTATGTAGCAAAAAACAAAAGTCCACTTCTTGTAGGGCTTGGTGATAATTTCAACCTAGTCGCTAGTGACTCTATGGCAACATTAAGAGTTACGAATCAATATATGGAGCTACACGACAAAGAAGTTGTTATCGTAAAACGCACGAATGTTGAGTTACAACAATTAGATGGAACCGTTGTAGAGCGTGAGCCATTTACAGCAGAAATCGATGCAACAGATACCGAAAAAGGTACCTATCCACACTTTATGCTTAAGGAAATTGATGAGCAGCCTTTTGTAATGCGAAAAATTATCCAAGAGTATCAAGATGAAAATGATGAGATTAAATTAGATGCGAATGTTCGTAAAGCCATGTTAGGTGCGGACCGCATTTACATTATCGCAGCAGGAACGAGTTACCACGCTGGACTTGTAGGCAAAGAATTCATCGAGAAAATTGCCCAAATTCCAGTGGAAGTACATGTGGCAAGTGAGTTCTCTTATAACATGCCATTGTTATCTGAAAAACCACTATTTATCTTTATTTCACAAAGTGGAGAAACAGCAGATAGCCGTTCCGTATTAGTCCAAACAAAAGAATTGGGTCACCCAGCGTTAACGATTACAAACGTTCCGGGATCCACCCTTTCTCGTGAAGCAGATTACACGTTACACTTACATGCAGGGCCAGAAATCGCAGTAGCTTCTACAAAAGCTTATACTGCACAAATCGCAGTTCTAGCGATTCTTGCAGTAGACACAGCGAAAGCAAAAAGCCTTGATTTCAGCTTTGATCCATTACAAGAGCTTGCGATTGTAGCAAGTGTGATGGAAAGCTTAACCGATCAAAAAGAAACATTCGAACAAATTGCAAAAGACTTCTTCGCCGAAACAAGAAATGCATTCTTTATCGGAAGAAGCTCTGATTATAATGTCGTGCAAGAAGCGGCATTAAAATTGAAAGAGATTTCTTATATCCAAGCGGAAGGCTTTGCTGGAGGAGAATTAAAGCACGGTACTATCGCGCTTATCGAAGAAGGAACTCCAGTTATCGCACTTGCAACAGTAGGAAATGTAAACTTATCCATCCGCGGAAACGTGCAGGAAGTAGCGGCTCGCGGAGCAAACACTTGCATCATTAGTATGGAGGGCTTAGAACAAGAAGGAGATACTTTCGTATTACCTCACGTTCATGAGCTATTAACACCCCTTGTAAGTGTCGTACCAATGCAATTGCTTTCTTACTATGCAGCGCTTCACCGCGATTGTGATGTTGATAAGCCAAGGAACTTGGCGAAGTCGGTTACGGTGGAATAA
- a CDS encoding HD domain-containing protein, translated as MIILDKLYGEFEVDKVLEELVLSKPVQRLKGIHQGGASYLVNGKWNVTRFEHSIGVMLLIKKLGGSIEEQIAGLLHDVSHTAFSHVIDFVLDNKNEDYHETIYNSVIKNSEIPTILKKYGYKYEDILPDDKKWTILEQPAPELCADRVDYTLRDMFEYGQISLRDVHKFLSDLTVDDGKMYLQNIEITEWFVNTYYKEVIDFFMDPLNIYGYDILAKTLKVALDNKVIYFNDFLKDDNGLIQKLKKSKSEEIQILLGNIHQNVKVVEDSVDYDLYRKNKVRLIDPSILSGNKLIRASVLSDKVKEMNNRAYEKATRGMYVKIISN; from the coding sequence TTGATTATTTTAGATAAACTGTACGGAGAGTTTGAAGTAGATAAGGTATTAGAAGAATTAGTTTTAAGTAAACCAGTACAGAGGTTAAAGGGTATTCATCAGGGGGGAGCAAGCTACTTAGTTAATGGAAAATGGAATGTAACTCGATTCGAACATTCAATAGGAGTTATGCTTTTGATTAAAAAACTCGGTGGTTCCATAGAGGAACAAATCGCAGGATTGTTACATGATGTATCCCATACAGCATTTTCCCATGTGATTGATTTTGTGCTTGATAATAAAAATGAGGACTATCATGAAACAATTTATAATTCCGTTATTAAGAATTCTGAAATTCCTACTATTTTGAAGAAGTATGGTTACAAATATGAAGATATATTGCCTGATGATAAAAAGTGGACAATACTTGAACAACCAGCACCCGAATTATGTGCAGATAGGGTAGACTATACATTGCGGGATATGTTTGAATATGGACAGATATCGCTACGGGATGTTCACAAATTCTTAAGTGATTTAACTGTAGATGATGGGAAAATGTATCTTCAAAACATTGAAATTACTGAATGGTTTGTTAATACGTATTATAAAGAAGTAATAGACTTCTTCATGGATCCATTAAATATATATGGCTATGATATTTTAGCAAAAACATTGAAAGTGGCATTGGATAATAAAGTTATTTACTTTAACGATTTTCTTAAAGATGATAATGGGCTTATTCAAAAATTAAAAAAATCAAAAAGCGAAGAAATACAAATACTATTAGGGAATATACATCAAAATGTAAAGGTAGTAGAAGATTCAGTAGATTACGATTTATACCGTAAAAATAAGGTAAGACTAATAGATCCTTCAATTCTTTCTGGAAATAAGTTGATTAGAGCATCCGTCCTTTCCGACAAAGTTAAAGAGATGAACAATAGAGCATATGAAAAAGCAACGAGAGGCATGTACGTAAAAATAATCTCAAATTAA
- a CDS encoding metallophosphoesterase, translating into MYRVAIISDIHGNIYALNAVLKDIKEKYIALVT; encoded by the coding sequence ATGTACAGGGTTGCAATAATTTCGGACATACATGGGAATATTTACGCATTAAATGCGGTGTTAAAAGATATTAAAGAAAAATATATTGCCTTGGTGACATGA
- a CDS encoding metallophosphoesterase family protein, producing the protein MYCLGDMIGIGPFSNEVLDVLFERNNVKMITGNHDESVLALLNNEPYPESRINVKPHHEWIAARLKKEHISNLENLPRILNPTIHEHNLHLIHYPMKQSFNEDHISEDPFDLTGMPSQKNFSVIDGISIFSLVCFGHDHSTHHFICNNKTFFNPGSLGCFNEPFARYGIIDINKNGFNVMPQYVPYELNFYVSELSKTSIPRKEIILNIYR; encoded by the coding sequence ATATATTGCCTTGGTGACATGATTGGAATAGGGCCATTTTCCAATGAAGTTTTAGATGTTTTATTCGAAAGAAATAATGTTAAAATGATTACAGGAAATCATGATGAATCGGTCTTAGCACTTCTCAACAATGAACCTTACCCCGAGAGTCGAATCAACGTTAAACCACACCACGAATGGATTGCAGCAAGATTAAAGAAGGAACATATTTCTAATTTGGAAAACCTTCCCCGTATATTAAATCCTACTATCCATGAACATAACCTACATCTAATACATTATCCAATGAAACAATCCTTTAACGAAGATCATATAAGTGAAGACCCTTTTGATTTAACAGGTATGCCTTCACAAAAGAATTTTTCTGTTATAGACGGAATAAGTATCTTTTCATTGGTTTGTTTTGGACACGATCATAGCACACACCATTTTATTTGTAATAATAAAACTTTCTTTAACCCTGGCTCACTTGGCTGTTTTAATGAGCCTTTTGCTCGATATGGAATTATAGATATAAACAAAAATGGATTTAATGTTATGCCACAATATGTCCCTTATGAATTGAATTTTTATGTTAGTGAGTTAAGCAAAACATCCATACCCCGAAAGGAAATAATTCTTAATATTTATAGGTGA
- a CDS encoding MFS transporter, with protein MTKQTYILAFLIFLLSTGGYTAMPLFPLLTDIHSINLTQASTLTAIYIFSQKATPFLLGPLGDYYGYKRISVLGEMIRGIGFIGVGCVSNYYFLIACSSLAGLGGGFAGPSLQSLIMKSSKYEERAKVSSLRASATNAGLLLGPILSGVVIMTGKLSFVFILAGILYLLGSFLLVLFINSSIQTSKIGKISLQHVTEILQNKSFTHLLTFMLMFYVLFAQLFVTLPEYAKQFTDQIQTLFLINGITGLVLQYPAGLLVSKYIKPKFFITLGITSIFLSFLTLFLLHNYIALFVAIILFTIGEIIILPIMETSIANHSDKSGNMGLYFGVSKLSDGIGRPLGSVLGGWLLYSLQPSFVWFIFSVFSIAILFYYLLFLKMET; from the coding sequence ATGACTAAGCAAACGTACATTCTAGCATTTCTTATATTCCTTTTATCAACTGGCGGTTATACAGCAATGCCTTTATTTCCTTTGCTAACAGATATTCACAGCATTAACCTTACACAAGCAAGTACATTAACTGCGATTTATATTTTTTCTCAAAAAGCAACCCCTTTTCTACTTGGCCCACTTGGGGACTACTATGGATATAAACGGATATCTGTTTTAGGTGAAATGATAAGAGGCATAGGGTTCATCGGTGTAGGCTGTGTATCCAACTACTATTTTTTAATAGCCTGTTCTTCTTTGGCTGGTTTAGGAGGAGGATTTGCAGGCCCATCTTTACAGTCACTTATTATGAAAAGCTCGAAATACGAAGAAAGAGCTAAAGTTTCTTCTTTAAGAGCAAGTGCCACTAATGCTGGACTATTGTTGGGGCCTATCTTATCAGGTGTAGTAATAATGACTGGAAAGTTAAGTTTTGTTTTTATTTTGGCTGGGATTCTATATCTTTTAGGATCTTTTTTATTAGTCTTATTCATTAATTCTTCTATACAAACTTCAAAAATCGGGAAAATCTCTCTTCAGCACGTAACAGAAATTCTTCAAAATAAAAGCTTTACACACTTATTGACTTTTATGCTTATGTTTTATGTTTTATTTGCACAGTTATTTGTAACTTTACCAGAATACGCTAAGCAATTTACAGATCAGATTCAAACATTGTTTCTAATTAATGGAATAACGGGTTTAGTTCTACAATATCCAGCAGGACTATTAGTGAGTAAATATATCAAACCAAAATTCTTCATAACACTTGGTATTACATCCATCTTTTTATCCTTTCTCACATTATTTTTATTGCATAATTATATAGCATTATTCGTGGCCATTATCTTATTTACTATTGGAGAAATTATCATCTTACCTATTATGGAAACATCTATTGCAAACCACTCTGATAAATCTGGGAATATGGGTCTCTATTTTGGAGTTAGCAAATTATCTGATGGAATCGGCAGACCATTAGGTAGCGTATTAGGTGGATGGCTACTTTATAGTTTACAACCGTCTTTCGTCTGGTTCATTTTTTCTGTCTTCTCCATTGCTATTCTTTTTTATTACTTACTATTTTTAAAAATGGAAACCTAA